In a genomic window of Occallatibacter riparius:
- the kdsB gene encoding 3-deoxy-manno-octulosonate cytidylyltransferase, translating to MLGSSKQKKPSQLSPPLSFSVLGQPTCASRPKTCARPSTINPMTTVAGIIPARLGSTRLSRKVLRTIAGRPMVEWVYRAAAESGVMNPVLIATDSEEVAAACRDRKIPVEMTSPDCASGSDRVREVAAHLPADIYVNIQGDEPTLTPDFFPPLLALFDRPEVHVATLAVRCAPEDIANPNVVKVVTAADGRALYFSRSTIPYDRDAAGFIGYRKHLGIYAYRAAALERFAALPPSPLEQIERLEQLRLLEHGIDIYVAAAPHDTIGVDTEEDLARAEAVLLSRRAV from the coding sequence ATGTTAGGTAGTAGTAAACAGAAGAAGCCATCGCAGCTCTCGCCTCCTCTCTCCTTCAGTGTTCTTGGCCAGCCGACTTGCGCAAGCCGCCCGAAGACCTGCGCCCGCCCTTCTACAATCAATCCCATGACCACCGTCGCCGGCATCATTCCCGCGCGCCTTGGCTCCACGCGCCTCAGCCGCAAGGTCCTTCGCACCATCGCCGGCCGGCCCATGGTCGAATGGGTCTACCGCGCCGCCGCCGAGTCGGGCGTTATGAACCCGGTCCTCATCGCTACTGACTCTGAAGAAGTTGCCGCCGCTTGCCGCGACCGCAAAATTCCTGTCGAGATGACCTCGCCCGACTGCGCCTCCGGCTCCGACCGCGTGCGCGAGGTCGCCGCCCACCTCCCAGCCGACATTTACGTCAACATCCAGGGCGACGAGCCCACGCTCACGCCTGACTTCTTTCCCCCGCTGCTGGCGCTCTTCGATCGCCCTGAAGTCCATGTCGCGACGCTTGCCGTCCGCTGCGCCCCCGAAGATATCGCCAATCCCAACGTCGTCAAAGTCGTCACCGCCGCCGACGGTCGTGCGCTTTATTTCTCGCGCTCGACTATCCCTTACGACCGTGATGCAGCAGGGTTTATCGGCTACCGCAAGCACCTCGGCATCTACGCCTACCGCGCTGCGGCCCTCGAGCGCTTCGCCGCCCTGCCGCCCTCGCCTCTGGAACAAATCGAGCGCCTGGAGCAGCTTCGGCTGCTTGAACACGGCATCGACATCTACGTCGCCGCCGCGCCCCACGATACCATCGGCGTCGATACCGAAGAAGACCTCGCCCGCGCCGAAGCCGTCCTGCTCAGCCGCCGCGCGGTATGA
- a CDS encoding DUF4397 domain-containing protein — MRIGKLKDALTAARLVAVAGASLAIALGISACQVVAGFSQPSLVRVINASYIAPAVNIYVEKTIFASNVGEGFVGNYGTAAPSTAATVTATAATGGAVLVSAAVTLKPGAHHSVFLTDNGSTPTLYSLTVLEDQSIAAASGHSDFRFLNQAPRTGALDVYMVPADTTLANTIPICTKIPVGQTCGYISFKSQTVTMVITPTGTTKVKYTSTPLALSGGEVRTVVMIDSQLTSNPPVNVVIANDVN; from the coding sequence ATGAGGATCGGGAAGTTGAAGGACGCTTTGACCGCGGCGCGGCTGGTAGCGGTTGCGGGCGCGTCGCTGGCCATTGCACTGGGAATCTCCGCCTGTCAGGTCGTTGCCGGGTTCTCACAGCCCAGTCTGGTTCGGGTCATCAACGCTTCCTATATCGCTCCCGCTGTGAACATATACGTGGAAAAGACCATCTTCGCCAGCAACGTGGGCGAAGGGTTCGTCGGCAACTACGGCACCGCGGCGCCTTCCACCGCCGCGACCGTGACGGCCACAGCGGCCACTGGCGGAGCTGTGCTGGTCTCGGCGGCCGTCACGCTCAAGCCCGGAGCACATCACTCGGTCTTTTTGACAGACAACGGCTCCACGCCCACGCTCTATAGCCTGACAGTGCTGGAAGATCAGAGCATTGCCGCAGCCAGCGGGCACTCCGATTTCCGCTTTCTCAACCAGGCTCCACGAACCGGTGCGCTCGACGTCTACATGGTTCCTGCGGACACGACTCTCGCGAACACGATACCCATCTGCACCAAGATCCCGGTAGGCCAGACCTGCGGCTACATCAGCTTCAAGTCACAGACGGTGACCATGGTGATCACGCCGACGGGCACCACGAAGGTGAAGTACACGTCGACTCCACTGGCCCTCAGCGGCGGAGAAGTTCGCACCGTGGTGATGATCGACAGCCAGCTCACCAGCAATCCGCCTGTGAATGTGGTGATCGCGAACGACGTGAATTGA
- a CDS encoding ArsR/SmtB family transcription factor yields the protein MTPRAKSAASETPQAGKTPRLTRAQRTSILKALADPKRFELLERIARSQCPLGCSEAMEALAIAPATLSHHIKELHTSGLIDVRREGKFAFLSIKPHVLEAIAEGLASLARPNCGRS from the coding sequence ATGACGCCAAGGGCCAAATCCGCTGCAAGTGAAACTCCGCAAGCCGGGAAAACGCCGCGCCTCACACGCGCGCAGCGCACCTCCATCCTGAAAGCACTCGCCGACCCCAAGCGCTTCGAGCTGCTGGAGCGCATTGCACGTTCGCAGTGCCCCCTCGGCTGCAGTGAAGCGATGGAGGCGCTGGCGATTGCCCCGGCCACGCTCTCCCATCACATAAAAGAGCTTCACACCAGCGGCCTCATCGACGTACGGCGCGAAGGCAAGTTCGCGTTCCTGTCGATAAAGCCTCATGTGCTGGAGGCCATAGCCGAAGGACTCGCCTCGCTGGCCCGGCCGAATTGCGGCCGATCCTGA
- a CDS encoding glutaminyl-peptide cyclotransferase, translated as MRLRLRAFALLSLFMPMTVAWSAPVETYRVVRTYPHDPQAFTQGLLFANGHLYESTGENGQSTLRMVNLETGRAEQQVPVAAQYFAEGLSTWGSTLVQLTWQSHTAFVYDRFSFRQLRTMSYPWEGWGLTSDGHSLILSDGTATLHFLDPETMKERRHVEVKDRGKPVTELNELEYIKGQIWANVWHSDRIARISPATGKVLGWIDLAGLLPADQKSSPEAVLNGIAYDASKDRLFVTGKLWPKLFEIKVVPIQKPKK; from the coding sequence ATGCGACTCCGTTTGCGCGCCTTCGCGCTTCTTAGCCTCTTCATGCCAATGACCGTCGCCTGGTCCGCTCCCGTGGAGACCTATCGTGTGGTGCGGACCTATCCGCATGATCCACAGGCCTTCACCCAGGGACTTCTGTTCGCCAATGGCCATCTCTACGAGAGCACGGGCGAGAATGGCCAATCGACGCTGCGCATGGTGAACCTGGAGACTGGCCGGGCTGAGCAGCAGGTCCCAGTCGCCGCCCAGTACTTCGCCGAGGGCCTCAGCACCTGGGGCAGCACCCTGGTTCAGCTCACGTGGCAGTCGCACACCGCGTTCGTCTATGACCGGTTCAGCTTCCGGCAGTTGCGCACCATGAGCTATCCCTGGGAGGGTTGGGGGCTGACCAGCGACGGGCACTCGCTCATCCTCAGCGATGGAACTGCGACGCTGCACTTCCTCGATCCGGAGACGATGAAGGAGCGGCGGCACGTCGAAGTGAAGGACCGCGGAAAGCCAGTAACCGAACTGAATGAGCTCGAGTACATCAAGGGACAGATCTGGGCGAATGTCTGGCACTCCGACCGCATTGCGCGCATCTCGCCGGCCACAGGCAAGGTGCTGGGCTGGATCGATCTGGCCGGGTTGCTTCCTGCCGATCAGAAGAGCTCGCCTGAAGCCGTGCTGAACGGCATTGCGTATGACGCAAGCAAAGACCGCCTCTTTGTAACCGGCAAGCTCTGGCCGAAGCTGTTCGAGATCAAGGTCGTTCCGATTCAAAAGCCAAAGAAGTAG
- a CDS encoding SDR family NAD(P)-dependent oxidoreductase — translation MGSLKGKVALVTGASKGIGAGIAKELAARGAAVAVNYSSSKAEAEKVVKQIEEAGGKAIAVKGSVADPAAIGPLVDETAAKLGPIDVLINNAGIYEFGPIEAVTPEHFRKQFDVNVLGLLLTTQAALKHFNPQGGSIVNISSVVVDGVPGAAVYSATKGAVDAITASLAKELGAKKIRVNSLNPGMIETEGTHAAGFIGSDFQKDTVSRTPLGRIGQPQDIATAAAFLASEDSAWINGQAIHASGGFRL, via the coding sequence ATGGGCAGCTTGAAGGGCAAAGTGGCATTGGTGACGGGCGCTTCGAAGGGTATTGGCGCGGGAATTGCGAAGGAACTGGCGGCGCGCGGCGCAGCGGTCGCGGTCAACTACTCCAGCAGCAAGGCTGAAGCGGAGAAGGTAGTCAAGCAGATTGAAGAAGCCGGCGGCAAGGCAATCGCGGTCAAGGGCAGCGTGGCCGATCCTGCAGCCATCGGGCCGCTCGTCGACGAAACCGCCGCGAAGCTCGGCCCGATCGACGTACTGATCAACAACGCCGGCATCTACGAGTTCGGTCCCATCGAGGCCGTCACGCCGGAGCATTTCCGGAAGCAGTTCGACGTGAACGTGCTAGGTCTGCTGCTCACGACGCAGGCAGCGCTTAAGCACTTCAACCCGCAGGGCGGCAGCATCGTCAACATCAGCTCGGTGGTGGTCGACGGCGTGCCGGGGGCGGCGGTTTACAGCGCCACCAAGGGCGCGGTGGATGCGATCACAGCCTCGCTGGCAAAGGAACTGGGCGCGAAGAAGATCCGCGTCAATTCGCTGAACCCGGGCATGATCGAAACTGAAGGCACGCACGCCGCCGGCTTCATCGGCAGCGACTTCCAGAAGGATACGGTCTCGCGCACGCCTCTCGGCCGCATCGGCCAGCCGCAGGACATCGCCACCGCGGCGGCATTCCTTGCATCTGAAGACTCTGCCTGGATCAACGGGCAGGCGATTCACGCGTCGGGCGGTTTCCGGCTGTAA
- a CDS encoding ArsR/SmtB family transcription factor: MTSILKTLRAAADPTRLRILLVLEEEELSVAELQEILTLGQSTISSHLAQLKQAGLVEDRKAGKSSLYRILPGGGDGLLTAMLALADKEVPEAAADQAEMRRVVKKRQERMRSFFDEMAGRLGKDYVPGKSWKSLVVALLRLLPPTTVADLGAGDGSLALLFSQTAQHVIAVDSSAKMLEVAREQAARQGVRNVDFRQGDVEELPIESGSVELAFFSQSLHHALHPKRALAEAFRILKAGGRVVVLDLAKHRFEEARELYADEWLGFGEAELEQMLTEAGFSKPEVAVVDRDPDAPQFQTLLGIAVKPQ, encoded by the coding sequence ATGACGTCAATCCTGAAAACATTGCGCGCGGCAGCCGATCCCACCCGGCTGCGTATCCTGCTGGTTCTAGAGGAGGAAGAGCTGTCGGTGGCCGAGCTCCAGGAGATCCTGACTCTGGGGCAGAGCACGATTTCGTCCCATCTGGCGCAGTTGAAGCAGGCAGGCCTCGTCGAAGACCGCAAGGCCGGCAAGAGCAGCCTTTACCGGATTTTGCCTGGCGGCGGCGATGGCCTGCTGACAGCGATGCTGGCTCTGGCCGACAAAGAGGTCCCGGAGGCCGCGGCGGACCAGGCGGAGATGCGTCGCGTCGTGAAGAAGCGCCAGGAACGGATGCGCAGCTTCTTCGACGAGATGGCGGGACGGCTGGGCAAGGACTACGTCCCTGGCAAATCGTGGAAGAGCCTGGTGGTGGCGCTGCTCCGCCTGCTGCCGCCGACGACGGTGGCCGATCTGGGCGCCGGCGACGGGAGCCTGGCGCTCCTGTTCTCGCAGACCGCACAGCACGTGATCGCCGTCGACAGTTCCGCGAAGATGCTGGAAGTGGCGCGCGAGCAGGCCGCCCGGCAGGGCGTGCGGAATGTCGATTTCCGTCAGGGCGACGTGGAAGAGCTGCCGATCGAGTCGGGCAGCGTGGAGCTCGCGTTCTTCTCGCAATCGCTGCATCACGCGCTGCATCCCAAGCGCGCCCTCGCAGAGGCGTTCCGGATCCTCAAGGCCGGAGGCCGCGTGGTGGTCCTCGATCTGGCGAAGCACCGCTTCGAGGAAGCCCGCGAGCTCTACGCCGACGAATGGTTAGGCTTCGGCGAAGCGGAGCTGGAGCAGATGCTGACGGAAGCTGGCTTCAGCAAGCCCGAAGTCGCTGTCGTCGACCGCGACCCAGACGCCCCACAGTTCCAGACGCTGCTGGGGATCGCGGTGAAGCCTCAGTAA
- a CDS encoding DUF7832 domain-containing protein yields the protein MKYDDASWHYGGNFPSGLPDKAGATHAGMFVAWALLSGLAGELIVDEFPQFIEKLRDRSLTPGQLFFNLCDGKFIDEDLNDVGNAFAQDYFNFQKGKYLKDYEATLGEGAATLYHVADSWENFDRLKPVLDRRFTEWKAK from the coding sequence ATGAAATACGATGATGCAAGTTGGCACTACGGCGGCAATTTCCCTAGTGGCCTGCCGGACAAAGCCGGAGCCACTCATGCGGGTATGTTTGTCGCTTGGGCGCTTCTGAGCGGCTTGGCCGGCGAGCTCATCGTTGATGAATTTCCGCAGTTTATCGAAAAGCTTCGTGATCGCTCTCTTACTCCTGGCCAACTCTTCTTCAATCTATGCGACGGTAAGTTCATAGACGAAGACTTGAACGACGTCGGCAATGCGTTTGCGCAAGACTATTTCAATTTTCAAAAAGGCAAGTACCTAAAGGATTACGAGGCGACGCTCGGAGAAGGGGCTGCCACCCTGTACCACGTAGCAGACAGTTGGGAGAATTTCGATCGCCTCAAGCCTGTGCTTGATCGCCGATTTACGGAATGGAAAGCCAAATGA
- a CDS encoding bifunctional transcriptional activator/DNA repair enzyme AdaA — MNTTLQPAAKPTIDTESAWAQVLARDPQATIFYAVLTTGVFCRPACTSRRPLRENVRFFASPGDAQAAGFRACLRCKPSAARGNSLDQVRKHLEANLDRRVGLDELGRVAGQSPFTVQRTFKQAMGVSPSQYQRALRAGSLRSELKNGASVTEAIYNAGFNSSSRAYEADPLGMTPAKFASGGRGERIGYATASSPFGWMIVGGTERGLCWLALADTEAAAEQTLRDEFPAAEIHRDPSLAELVIAALDSVREGRDLSETLSSKSALDLRGTVFQLRVWQALRQIPRGQTRSYSQLAADLGDANATRAVARACATNRVAILVPCHRVVGASGSLTGYRWGVERKRSLLEAEGIHSS; from the coding sequence ATGAACACGACACTCCAGCCCGCCGCCAAGCCGACCATTGATACCGAATCTGCCTGGGCGCAGGTCCTCGCCCGCGACCCGCAGGCCACCATCTTTTACGCCGTGCTCACGACGGGGGTTTTCTGCCGCCCCGCCTGCACCAGCCGCCGCCCGTTGCGCGAGAATGTCCGCTTCTTCGCCTCGCCCGGGGACGCGCAGGCTGCAGGCTTTCGGGCCTGCCTCCGCTGCAAACCCAGCGCTGCGCGCGGCAACTCTCTGGATCAGGTTCGCAAGCATCTGGAGGCCAACCTCGATCGCCGCGTGGGCCTCGACGAACTCGGACGCGTCGCGGGACAGAGCCCCTTCACGGTCCAGCGCACGTTCAAGCAGGCCATGGGCGTGAGCCCCAGCCAGTATCAGCGCGCTCTGCGCGCCGGCTCGCTGCGTTCGGAGCTCAAGAACGGAGCCTCCGTCACCGAAGCCATCTACAACGCCGGCTTCAACTCATCGAGCCGCGCCTACGAGGCCGATCCACTCGGCATGACGCCTGCCAAATTCGCCTCCGGCGGCCGCGGCGAGCGCATTGGTTACGCCACGGCGTCCTCTCCCTTCGGTTGGATGATCGTGGGTGGCACGGAACGCGGCCTCTGCTGGCTGGCCCTGGCCGACACCGAAGCCGCCGCTGAGCAAACCCTTCGCGACGAGTTCCCCGCGGCGGAAATCCACCGCGATCCGTCGCTCGCCGAGTTGGTGATCGCCGCGCTAGATTCTGTGCGCGAGGGCCGCGACCTAAGCGAAACCCTCAGCTCGAAGAGCGCTCTCGACCTACGCGGTACCGTGTTCCAGCTACGCGTGTGGCAGGCGCTGCGCCAGATTCCGCGTGGCCAGACCCGCAGCTACTCGCAGCTTGCCGCCGATCTGGGCGATGCCAACGCCACCCGTGCCGTGGCCCGGGCCTGCGCCACCAACCGCGTCGCCATTCTTGTCCCGTGCCACCGCGTGGTTGGCGCGTCCGGCTCGCTTACCGGCTACCGGTGGGGCGTGGAGCGCAAGCGGAGCCTGCTTGAGGCCGAAGGAATTCACAGCTCGTAA
- the ahcY gene encoding adenosylhomocysteinase — MATTLEITAADYKVADMSLADWGRKEIAIAEHEMPGLMAIRNKYAAEKPLAGVRVTGSLHMTIQTAVLIETLTSLGAEVRWASCNIFSTQDHAAAAIAAAGVPVFAWKGETLEEYWDCTFAALSHKGGKGPQLVVDDGGDVTLLIHKGYELENGDGWVNTPSGNHEEQVIKDLLKRVYAGDPQHWHKVVKEWRGVSEETTTGVHRLYQMVEKGKLLVPAINVNDSVTKSKFDNLYGCRESLADGIKRATDVMVAGKVAVICGYGDVGKGCAHSLRGMGARVIVTEIDPINALQAAMEGFEVTTLEDTLGRGDIYVTCTGNVDIITLEHMHKMKDQAIVCNIGHFDNEIQMDRLNGDKTATKINIKPQVDKYHFEDGHEIFILAEGRLVNLGCATGHPSFVMSNSFANQTLAQIDLWKNKDTYKIAVYTLPKKLDEEVARLHLEKIGVKLTQLSERQADYIGVPVEGPFKPEFYRY; from the coding sequence ATGGCAACAACGCTGGAAATCACGGCAGCCGATTACAAAGTGGCAGACATGTCCCTGGCCGACTGGGGCCGGAAGGAGATCGCGATCGCCGAGCACGAGATGCCCGGCCTGATGGCCATCCGCAACAAGTACGCCGCCGAGAAGCCCCTGGCAGGCGTCCGCGTCACTGGCTCGCTGCACATGACGATTCAGACCGCCGTGCTAATCGAGACGTTGACCAGCCTGGGCGCGGAAGTTCGCTGGGCGAGCTGCAATATCTTCTCCACCCAGGACCATGCGGCCGCGGCAATTGCCGCCGCCGGCGTGCCGGTGTTCGCCTGGAAGGGCGAGACGCTGGAAGAGTACTGGGACTGCACCTTTGCGGCGCTGAGCCACAAGGGCGGCAAGGGCCCGCAGCTCGTAGTCGACGATGGCGGAGACGTCACCCTGCTCATCCACAAAGGCTACGAGCTCGAAAACGGCGACGGCTGGGTCAACACTCCCAGCGGCAACCACGAAGAGCAGGTGATCAAGGACCTGCTGAAACGTGTTTACGCGGGAGATCCGCAGCACTGGCACAAGGTTGTGAAGGAGTGGCGCGGCGTGTCTGAGGAGACGACCACGGGTGTGCACCGCCTCTACCAGATGGTGGAGAAGGGCAAGCTGCTGGTGCCCGCCATCAACGTCAACGACTCGGTGACCAAGTCCAAGTTCGACAACCTCTACGGCTGCCGCGAGTCGCTGGCCGACGGCATCAAACGCGCCACCGACGTGATGGTCGCCGGCAAGGTTGCTGTCATCTGCGGCTACGGCGACGTGGGTAAGGGCTGCGCGCACTCGCTGCGGGGCATGGGCGCACGCGTGATCGTGACGGAGATCGATCCGATCAATGCGCTGCAGGCCGCCATGGAAGGATTTGAGGTCACGACGCTTGAGGACACGCTGGGCCGCGGCGACATCTACGTTACCTGCACTGGCAACGTGGACATCATCACCCTCGAGCATATGCACAAGATGAAGGACCAGGCCATTGTGTGCAACATCGGCCACTTCGACAACGAAATCCAGATGGACCGGCTGAACGGCGACAAGACCGCCACGAAGATCAACATCAAGCCGCAGGTGGATAAGTACCACTTCGAAGACGGACACGAGATCTTCATCCTGGCCGAGGGCCGCCTGGTGAACCTGGGCTGCGCGACGGGGCATCCGAGCTTCGTGATGTCGAACAGCTTCGCCAACCAGACGCTGGCCCAGATCGATCTGTGGAAGAACAAGGACACCTACAAGATCGCGGTCTACACGCTGCCCAAGAAGCTGGACGAGGAAGTGGCTCGGCTGCACCTTGAGAAGATCGGCGTGAAGCTCACGCAGCTCTCCGAGCGCCAGGCCGACTACATCGGGGTGCCGGTGGAAGGGCCGTTCAAGCCGGAGTTCTATCGCTATTAG
- a CDS encoding multicopper oxidase domain-containing protein, with translation MSSLALIYLAASSLTLKAQAPPETGKTRTYYVAADEVNWDYAPSGRDEAMGMDFDPVAKGFTESGPHQIGRVNKKAVYREYTDATFTTLKPRSAEDQYLGMMGPIFHGEVGDTFKIIFRNHATHPYSMHPHGVLYEKDSEGADYNDSTAGKDKEDGCVAPGATHTYTWQIPERAGPGPRDPSSIFWLYHSHCDEIRDVASGLFGGFVVTRLGEALPDGRPKGIEHEFVTMFIAVNENQSWYLDENIQAHCMIPRV, from the coding sequence GTGTCTTCCCTGGCCCTCATCTACCTGGCTGCATCATCGCTCACGCTCAAGGCACAGGCTCCGCCGGAAACCGGAAAGACACGCACCTACTACGTCGCTGCCGACGAAGTGAATTGGGACTACGCGCCCTCAGGCCGTGACGAGGCCATGGGCATGGATTTCGATCCAGTGGCCAAGGGCTTCACAGAGTCTGGTCCGCACCAGATCGGCCGCGTTAACAAGAAGGCCGTGTATCGCGAGTACACCGACGCCACTTTCACGACTCTCAAGCCTCGCAGTGCTGAAGATCAGTACCTCGGCATGATGGGCCCCATCTTCCATGGCGAGGTGGGAGACACATTCAAAATCATCTTCCGGAACCATGCCACGCATCCGTACAGCATGCATCCCCACGGCGTGCTCTATGAAAAGGACTCGGAAGGCGCTGACTACAATGATTCGACCGCGGGGAAAGACAAAGAGGATGGCTGTGTCGCTCCCGGCGCAACCCATACCTATACCTGGCAAATCCCCGAGCGCGCCGGTCCAGGGCCGAGAGACCCCAGCTCCATCTTCTGGCTCTACCACTCCCATTGCGACGAGATTCGCGACGTCGCCTCAGGCCTGTTCGGCGGCTTCGTCGTCACGCGGCTAGGAGAAGCGCTGCCGGACGGACGCCCGAAGGGAATCGAGCACGAATTTGTCACGATGTTTATTGCAGTCAATGAAAATCAGAGCTGGTATCTGGACGAAAACATCCAGGCTCACTGCATGATCCCAAGGGTGTGA
- a CDS encoding multicopper oxidase domain-containing protein yields MKKDEPGLLTATGFNTPVANTGFISTNTKWSINGYIFGNMPMMTMRKGDHVRWYVTTLGDFNNAHTPHWHGNTVLVDGQRTDVLAVTSAQMITADMNPDAAGIWLYHCHISDHMLAGMVARYEVKAR; encoded by the coding sequence GTGAAGAAGGACGAACCCGGCCTGCTAACCGCGACAGGTTTCAATACGCCCGTCGCCAACACCGGGTTCATCTCCACGAACACCAAGTGGTCCATCAATGGCTACATCTTCGGCAACATGCCCATGATGACAATGCGCAAGGGCGACCACGTGCGCTGGTATGTAACCACTCTGGGCGACTTCAACAACGCACACACGCCCCACTGGCACGGCAATACCGTCCTCGTCGACGGCCAGCGGACCGACGTTCTAGCGGTTACGTCCGCACAAATGATCACCGCGGACATGAATCCCGATGCGGCGGGCATCTGGCTCTATCACTGCCATATCAGCGACCATATGCTGGCCGGCATGGTGGCGCGGTACGAGGTCAAGGCTCGCTAG
- the metF gene encoding methylenetetrahydrofolate reductase [NAD(P)H], with the protein MKSTSRFSFELFPPRTPEGVAKLPGVVAQLAELRPEYFSVTHGAGGSDQDGTYETLLTVVRETGIEAAPHLTCIGSTRANIAALLDKYRAAGVKRIVALRGDLPATALSPAAPGEFHYASELVCFIRETHGDHFRIEVAAYPEMHPQASNPAADFDNFVHKVECGADSALTQLFYNADAYFDFVERCEKAGLRIPIVPGIMPITSFDKTLRFCNGCGADLPRWVRLRLEELQNDRDALLDFGLGVVTRLCETLLRSGAPGLHFYTINQAGPTLRLWESLKLSVMA; encoded by the coding sequence ATGAAGTCCACATCGCGATTCTCGTTCGAGCTGTTCCCGCCGCGCACGCCTGAGGGTGTGGCCAAACTGCCGGGCGTGGTGGCGCAACTGGCTGAGTTGCGGCCGGAGTATTTCTCCGTCACGCATGGTGCCGGCGGTTCCGACCAGGATGGCACCTACGAGACGCTGCTTACCGTTGTGCGCGAGACCGGCATCGAAGCCGCGCCCCACCTCACCTGCATTGGATCGACGCGCGCCAACATTGCTGCTCTTCTCGACAAATATCGCGCCGCCGGTGTAAAGCGCATCGTGGCCTTGCGCGGCGATTTGCCTGCCACAGCGCTGAGCCCAGCCGCTCCCGGCGAATTCCACTACGCCAGCGAACTCGTATGCTTCATCCGCGAGACGCACGGCGATCACTTCCGCATTGAAGTTGCGGCGTATCCCGAGATGCATCCTCAGGCGTCCAATCCCGCCGCGGACTTCGACAACTTCGTGCACAAGGTGGAGTGCGGCGCGGACTCGGCCCTCACGCAGCTCTTTTACAACGCCGATGCTTACTTCGATTTCGTCGAGCGCTGCGAGAAAGCTGGCCTGCGGATTCCCATCGTTCCCGGCATCATGCCCATCACCAGCTTCGACAAGACGCTGCGCTTCTGCAATGGCTGCGGGGCCGATCTGCCGCGCTGGGTAAGGCTGCGCCTGGAGGAACTGCAGAACGACCGTGATGCGCTGCTCGACTTCGGCCTGGGTGTGGTTACACGCCTTTGTGAGACGCTCCTGCGCAGCGGTGCGCCGGGATTGCACTTCTATACGATCAACCAAGCCGGGCCGACGCTTCGGCTTTGGGAGAGCCTCAAGTTGTCAGTGATGGCTTAA